In Rhinolophus ferrumequinum isolate MPI-CBG mRhiFer1 chromosome 25, mRhiFer1_v1.p, whole genome shotgun sequence, the following proteins share a genomic window:
- the RPUSD4 gene encoding pseudouridylate synthase RPUSD4, mitochondrial has protein sequence MAAPGCSAPRLWVQVARQRVGTPFTTVSKPFCSAAAASRPLDAQRLAERLRAQKQEQKTKKVPVPTNPVQQRVQELVRFTQQLQRVHPNVLAKALSRGIVHQDSDLVVINKPYGLPVHGGPGVQLCISDVLPILAKMLHGHKAEPLHLCHRLDKETTGVMLLAREKEVAHQVQELFRTRQVTKKYWAITVHVPVPSAGVVDIPITEKEVQGQQQHHKMALTPSYRMDNGKMVRVRMSRNAHVAVTQYRVLSSTVSSALLELQPVTGIKHQLRVHLSFGLDCPILGDHKYSDWNRLAPQKLSVGTLKKLGLPQSKARHIPLHLHARQLILPALGSRKEELSLVCKLPRYFVRSLSRLGLKMPSQDQNRDHETGHLGEQ, from the exons ATGGCGGCGCCCGGCTGCAGTGCTCCGCGCCTCTGGGTTCAGGTTGCCCGGCAGCGTGTTGGGACACCCTTCACTACCGTCTCAAAGCCATTTTGCTCCGCCGCTGCTGCTTCTAGGCCCCTGGATGCCCAGCGATTAGCGGAGAGACTCCGAGCCCAGAAACAGGAACAAAAGACGAAGAAGGTGCCG GTGCCCACAAACCCTGTCCAGCAGAGAGTGCAAGAACTAGTGCGATTTACACAGCAGCTACAGCGAGTCCACCCTAACGTGCTCGCTAAGGCACTAAGCCGAGGAATTGTCCACCAGGACAGCGACCTTGTGGTCATCAATAAGCCTTACGGTCTCCCTGTGCATG gcGGCCCTGGGGTCCAGCTCTGCATCAGTGATGTACTGCCTATCTTGGCAAAGATGCTTCATGGCCACAAGGCAGAGCCCCTGCATCTGTGCCACCGGCTAGACAAGGAAACCACAGGTGTAATGCTGTTGGCTCGGGAAAAAGAAGTGGCACATCAAGTCCAAGAATTGTTTAGAACTCGTCAAGTGACAAAGAAGTACTG GGCCATCACTGTGCACGTCCCGGTGCCCTCGGCAGGAGTCGTGGATATCCCCATCACCGAGAAGGAAGTGCAaggccagcagcagcaccacAAG ATGGCACTGACCCCGAGCTACCGCATGGACAATGGGAAAATGGTGAGAGTACGGATGAGCCGGAATGCTCACGTGGCTGTGACTCAGTACCGGGTGCTAAGCAGCACTGTCTCctctgccctcttggagctcCAGCCTGTTACTG GAATAAAACACCAGCTTCGAGTCCACCTGTCTTTTGGATTGGATTGCCCAATCCTTGGTGATCACAAGTACTCAGACTGGAACAGACTGGCCCCCCAG AAGCTGTCTGTTGGCACCCTGAAGAAGCTGGGGCTGCCACAGTCGAAGGCTCGCCACATCCCCCTTCACCTGCATGCCCGCCAGCTGATCCTGCCTGCCCTAGGCTCCAGGAAGGAGGAGCTCAGCTTGGTCTGCAAGCTTCCTCGCTACTTTGTACGTTCCCTGAGCCGTCTGGGCTTAAAGATGCCAAGTCAGGATCAAAACCGGGACCACGAAACAGGGCATCTGGGAGAACAGTGA